In Paenibacillus phoenicis, one genomic interval encodes:
- a CDS encoding putative sporulation protein YtxC — translation MDFFTVRVNCGSAESEERFKALIQEAVSSLHNREVRLSFQAAEGGMLEAVLIGRPDSSGGGQAACDPQLIDLLSLGIAEYIISEKEEEVAARVMRRDYSFESREEAQQVHDMVDRLLAEEAVTGCAREERKALVQEALREYLQSSSDLHLEGFVWFRLKAYEDKLREIVDYAVDEFLLDKQYEEFIGLLQYFVYFQEPLTPLVHLMHKHDHEFAILNEQFTPIRVPASGGVVARIADQEMQMEDVIVSTLISLSPDRILIHTQEPDAQVITTISRIFGDRVEICLLCPHCQLFHQETRRLDQG, via the coding sequence ATGGATTTTTTTACTGTACGCGTCAATTGTGGTTCCGCCGAATCGGAGGAACGGTTCAAAGCTTTGATACAGGAGGCCGTCAGCAGCTTACATAACCGCGAGGTTCGGCTTAGCTTTCAAGCAGCCGAAGGCGGGATGCTGGAGGCGGTGCTTATCGGACGTCCAGACTCCAGCGGCGGGGGGCAAGCTGCTTGCGATCCACAACTGATCGACCTTTTGTCGCTTGGCATCGCAGAATACATCATCAGCGAGAAGGAAGAAGAGGTCGCCGCTCGAGTCATGAGACGGGATTACAGCTTCGAATCCCGCGAGGAAGCGCAGCAGGTTCATGACATGGTGGACCGGCTTCTGGCCGAAGAAGCTGTTACCGGCTGTGCCCGAGAGGAACGCAAAGCGTTGGTACAAGAAGCGCTACGCGAGTATTTGCAGTCTTCCTCCGACCTCCATCTGGAAGGGTTCGTCTGGTTTCGCCTCAAGGCTTACGAGGACAAGCTGCGCGAAATCGTAGATTATGCCGTCGACGAGTTTTTGCTCGACAAGCAGTATGAGGAATTTATTGGGCTGCTGCAGTATTTCGTGTATTTTCAGGAGCCTTTGACCCCGTTAGTTCATTTGATGCATAAGCACGATCATGAATTTGCGATTCTGAACGAGCAATTTACGCCGATTCGTGTGCCGGCTTCTGGCGGGGTTGTCGCGCGGATTGCCGATCAGGAGATGCAGATGGAGGACGTGATCGTCAGCACCTTGATCTCCCTGTCCCCGGACCGGATTTTGATTCATACCCAGGAACCTGATGCCCAGGTGATTACGACGATCTCGCGGATTTTTGGCGATCGGGTGGAAATCTGCTTGCTTTGCCCGCATTGCCAGCTGTTCCATCAGGAGACGCGGCGTCTAGATCAAGGGTAA
- the thrS gene encoding threonine--tRNA ligase, with product MAVSVILPDGSVREYAEGSSLEDVAASISSGLRKNALAGKINGVAVDLNTKLVDGAKVEIITGDSQEGLEIMRHSSAHLMAQAVKRLFGNKEVKLGIGPVIEDGFYYDMDLEHPLNPEDLQKIEKEMERIIGENLPITRREVSREEALAIYTELDDPYKLEIIRELPEGSVISIYDQGEFFDLCRGPHVPSTGKIKVFKLLSVAGAYWRGNSNNKMLQRIYGTAFMKKADLDHHLHMLEEAKKRDHRKLGKELNIFTFNNLVGQGLPIWLPKGATVRRTLERYIVDIEERLGYQHVYTPVLGNVDLYKTSGHWEHYQEDMFPKMAIDTEEFVLRPMNCPHHMMVYKSDMRSYRDLPIRIAELGMQHRYEMSGALTGLHRVRSMTLNDAHIFCRLDQIKDEFKRVLDLIKQVYNDFGIHEYRFRLSYRDPQDTEKYYQNDEMWNTAQRMLREVVEEAGLPFFEAEGEAAFYGPKLDVQIKTALGKEETLSTVQIDFLLPERFELEYVGDDGQKHRPVVLHRGILGTMERFTAFLLENFAGNLPLWLAPVQAKVLPVSSNFDAYARQVEDKLRAAGIRAESDLRNEKLGYKIREAQLEKLPYMLVVGENEQNAGTVSVRKRGQGDLGAKAVDEVIAQLQEEIRNHVI from the coding sequence GTGGCAGTATCTGTTATTTTGCCGGACGGTTCGGTTCGGGAGTATGCGGAAGGCAGCAGTCTGGAGGATGTCGCTGCTTCGATCAGCAGCGGTTTGCGCAAAAATGCGCTGGCCGGAAAAATCAATGGCGTGGCGGTGGATTTAAACACGAAGCTGGTGGATGGCGCCAAAGTTGAGATCATTACTGGGGATTCCCAAGAAGGTCTGGAAATCATGCGTCACAGCAGCGCCCACTTGATGGCTCAAGCGGTGAAACGCTTGTTTGGCAACAAGGAAGTGAAGCTGGGGATCGGGCCGGTCATCGAAGACGGCTTCTACTATGACATGGACTTGGAGCATCCGCTTAATCCAGAGGACCTGCAAAAGATCGAAAAAGAAATGGAACGCATCATCGGTGAAAACCTGCCGATTACCCGCCGCGAGGTTAGCCGTGAAGAAGCGTTAGCGATCTATACGGAGCTGGATGATCCGTATAAGCTGGAGATCATTCGCGAATTGCCGGAAGGCAGCGTCATTTCGATTTATGATCAAGGCGAGTTCTTCGACCTGTGCCGCGGGCCGCACGTGCCTTCGACCGGGAAAATCAAAGTGTTTAAGCTGCTGAGCGTGGCTGGCGCGTACTGGCGCGGCAACAGCAACAACAAAATGCTGCAGCGGATTTACGGTACCGCGTTTATGAAGAAAGCGGACCTGGATCATCATCTGCACATGCTGGAAGAAGCGAAGAAACGCGACCACCGGAAGCTGGGGAAGGAACTCAACATCTTTACGTTCAACAACCTGGTCGGCCAAGGCTTGCCGATTTGGCTGCCGAAGGGAGCGACGGTTCGTCGGACGCTGGAGCGTTATATCGTTGATATCGAAGAAAGACTGGGTTACCAGCATGTATACACGCCGGTGCTGGGGAACGTGGATTTGTATAAAACATCGGGTCACTGGGAGCATTATCAAGAAGACATGTTCCCGAAAATGGCGATCGATACGGAAGAATTCGTGCTTCGTCCGATGAACTGCCCGCATCACATGATGGTTTATAAGAGTGATATGCGCAGCTACCGGGACTTGCCGATCCGCATCGCCGAGCTGGGGATGCAGCATCGTTATGAGATGTCCGGCGCATTAACCGGGTTGCACCGCGTGCGTTCTATGACGCTGAATGACGCTCATATTTTCTGCCGTTTGGATCAAATCAAAGATGAATTTAAGCGCGTCCTGGATTTGATCAAACAGGTATACAACGATTTTGGGATTCATGAGTATCGGTTCCGGTTATCTTACCGTGATCCTCAAGATACGGAGAAGTACTACCAAAACGACGAGATGTGGAATACGGCGCAGCGGATGCTCCGCGAGGTTGTAGAGGAAGCCGGCTTGCCATTCTTTGAAGCAGAAGGCGAAGCGGCGTTCTACGGACCGAAGCTCGACGTGCAGATCAAAACGGCGCTTGGCAAGGAAGAAACGCTGTCGACTGTGCAAATCGACTTCCTGTTGCCAGAACGTTTTGAGCTGGAGTACGTTGGCGACGACGGCCAGAAGCATCGTCCGGTCGTGCTGCACCGCGGGATCCTCGGGACGATGGAACGTTTCACGGCCTTCCTGCTGGAGAACTTTGCAGGGAATCTGCCGCTCTGGCTCGCTCCGGTTCAAGCGAAGGTGCTTCCGGTGTCCAGCAACTTCGACGCTTATGCTCGTCAGGTCGAAGACAAGCTGCGGGCTGCCGGCATCCGCGCCGAAAGCGATCTGCGCAACGAGAAGCTCGGGTATAAGATCCGCGAAGCTCAGCTTGAGAAGCTGCCGTACATGCTCGTCGTAGGCGAAAACGAGCAAAACGCCGGCACCGTTTCCGTCCGCAAACGCGGCCAAGGCGACCTTGGCGCCAAAGCGGTGGATGAAGTGATTGCTCAATTGCAGGAGGAAATCCGCAACCACGTGATTTAG
- a CDS encoding 3D domain-containing protein, with product MRQFHFWHKFSTRCLLAGLLVFTMAADLPVGGFQPQSIYANRQYRNYAEWLGLKQTQQLQAVRTTRQYQYQRVIMMNPEHKQAQQAQPERKKKAVETVKVLATGYTAGYESTGKKPNHPQYGITYSGVRVRRDKDTVSTIAADLKIFPIGTILYIPGYGYGVVADKGSAIRGHKIDLYFDTIKQVYKEWGKKEVEVQVVRKGDGKLTEEMLKELGKAMEVNKEIPENLWDKAI from the coding sequence ATGCGCCAATTTCATTTCTGGCACAAGTTTAGTACACGCTGTTTGCTTGCAGGATTGCTTGTATTTACGATGGCGGCGGATCTGCCGGTTGGGGGCTTCCAGCCGCAAAGCATTTACGCGAACCGGCAATACCGGAATTACGCAGAATGGCTGGGGCTGAAGCAAACGCAGCAACTGCAGGCGGTAAGAACAACACGACAATACCAATATCAACGGGTCATCATGATGAACCCGGAACATAAACAGGCTCAACAGGCTCAGCCTGAGCGTAAGAAAAAAGCGGTGGAAACGGTCAAAGTGCTGGCAACCGGTTATACCGCCGGCTATGAATCCACCGGCAAGAAGCCCAACCATCCGCAATACGGCATCACGTATTCGGGCGTTCGGGTGCGGCGTGACAAAGATACCGTCTCGACGATTGCCGCCGACTTAAAGATTTTTCCGATTGGCACGATCCTTTATATTCCGGGGTATGGCTACGGGGTCGTTGCCGATAAAGGCTCCGCGATCCGCGGTCATAAAATCGACCTTTATTTTGATACCATCAAGCAGGTTTATAAGGAATGGGGCAAAAAAGAGGTTGAGGTCCAGGTGGTTCGCAAAGGAGACGGCAAGTTGACCGAAGAGATGCTGAAGGAGCTTGGCAAAGCGATGGAAGTGAACAAAGAAATTCCTGAAAATCTTTGGGACAAGGCGATTTAA
- the liaF gene encoding cell wall-active antibiotics response protein LiaF, whose amino-acid sequence MRNGLFGRFIGGMVLIGIGAVFLLNQFGVTDFSIGEMFATYWPLFLILGGLVNLSNGGWRGGNFVGSVVLLLIGGYFLGRNLNLIDLSPGDFFRFFFPVMLIIGGLFVLFKPRDPHRRKRRDDFPPPPMPPLDPPPPTFHPEMESPLDSIFGSMEKEKEKEEAAKQEKPRFSHPNFGHHHHEGGSGGHGSVIQKSGFIGDVHLGQDYFQLKPMNISHFIGDTIIDLTKAQIPYGETKINVSSFIGDVKVFIPDDMDIGIVATSSAFIGDLKVLTQKQGGFMSSVTAESPYYGEASKRIKLIVSVFVGDVKVNMVG is encoded by the coding sequence ATGAGAAATGGCTTATTTGGAAGATTTATTGGAGGGATGGTGCTGATCGGTATCGGGGCAGTTTTTCTTCTGAATCAGTTCGGGGTGACCGATTTCAGCATCGGCGAAATGTTCGCGACATACTGGCCCTTGTTTCTGATTTTAGGAGGGTTGGTGAACTTAAGCAACGGCGGCTGGCGGGGCGGTAACTTTGTCGGCAGTGTCGTATTATTGCTGATCGGCGGGTATTTCCTGGGCCGCAATCTGAATTTAATTGACTTAAGTCCGGGCGACTTTTTCCGCTTCTTCTTTCCGGTGATGTTGATCATCGGCGGGTTGTTCGTCCTGTTCAAACCGCGTGATCCGCATCGGCGCAAACGGCGCGACGATTTTCCGCCGCCTCCGATGCCGCCGCTCGATCCTCCGCCACCAACGTTCCATCCGGAGATGGAGTCTCCGCTGGATTCGATTTTCGGATCGATGGAGAAGGAGAAAGAGAAGGAAGAAGCAGCTAAGCAGGAAAAACCGCGTTTTTCCCATCCTAATTTCGGGCACCACCATCATGAAGGTGGTTCAGGAGGCCATGGATCGGTCATCCAGAAATCCGGATTTATCGGTGATGTTCACTTGGGTCAGGATTATTTCCAGCTGAAGCCGATGAATATCTCCCATTTTATCGGCGATACGATCATTGATCTAACCAAGGCGCAAATTCCTTACGGGGAAACGAAAATTAATGTTTCGTCCTTCATCGGCGACGTGAAAGTGTTCATCCCCGACGATATGGATATCGGTATTGTGGCCACCTCCAGCGCGTTCATCGGCGATTTGAAAGTGCTGACGCAGAAGCAAGGCGGCTTCATGAGCAGCGTCACCGCCGAATCTCCGTATTACGGTGAAGCCAGCAAGCGGATTAAGCTGATTGTCAGCGTGTTTGTGGGCGACGTTAAAGTGAACATGGTAGGGTAA
- a CDS encoding sensor histidine kinase encodes MIVRRILMNTKWELLCYFLLTGSLTAVAFYIGTTTGVIVVSDSWVWIYDMAGIAVLALIIGYIAGRRIQGKIDHLHLNMLQVAKGNLSVRMPETADQTFNGVYQEFNNMIDAMEKKMQLLQQLGEQEVVEKEQAAEKAVLEERRRLARDLHDTVSQQLFAIHMAASSLPKVLENNATQAETVLNQLIQMSNTAQKQMRALIAQLRPMELVGKSLAEALDQWFPDYCRQNGLKGIKDMDIQGDMSEAKEHQLFLIIQEAMANIVKHAGASMVSLSLREGPRQVVLSISDDGQGFSSTYQKQGSYGLTTMKERAEKLGGNAEIISKPGAGTTIRVHIPKFEEGKGGAADEQNQGDDRR; translated from the coding sequence ATGATTGTGCGGCGGATCTTGATGAATACGAAGTGGGAGCTGTTGTGTTATTTCTTGCTCACCGGCAGCCTGACGGCGGTTGCCTTCTATATCGGAACGACTACCGGGGTGATCGTGGTCAGCGATTCCTGGGTGTGGATTTACGATATGGCAGGCATCGCCGTTTTGGCGCTGATTATCGGCTATATCGCCGGTCGGCGCATCCAGGGGAAGATCGATCACTTACACCTGAACATGCTGCAAGTCGCCAAGGGGAACTTATCGGTGCGGATGCCGGAAACGGCGGACCAAACCTTTAACGGAGTGTACCAGGAATTTAACAACATGATTGATGCCATGGAGAAAAAAATGCAGCTGCTTCAACAGCTTGGCGAGCAAGAGGTTGTCGAGAAGGAGCAGGCAGCGGAAAAAGCGGTGCTGGAGGAACGCAGACGGCTGGCCCGCGATTTGCACGATACCGTCAGCCAGCAGCTCTTCGCCATTCATATGGCGGCTTCCTCTTTGCCAAAGGTGCTGGAGAATAACGCTACTCAGGCAGAAACGGTGCTGAATCAGCTGATCCAGATGTCGAATACGGCGCAAAAGCAGATGCGGGCACTCATCGCTCAGTTACGTCCGATGGAGCTGGTTGGCAAATCGTTGGCCGAGGCGCTCGATCAGTGGTTTCCCGACTATTGCCGGCAAAACGGACTCAAAGGGATTAAGGATATGGACATCCAGGGAGATATGTCGGAAGCGAAAGAGCATCAGCTGTTCCTCATCATCCAGGAAGCGATGGCGAATATCGTGAAGCATGCCGGGGCTAGTATGGTCAGCTTGTCGTTGCGAGAAGGTCCGCGTCAAGTGGTGTTGAGCATCAGCGATGACGGACAAGGCTTCAGCAGCACGTATCAGAAGCAGGGCTCCTACGGGCTAACGACGATGAAGGAGCGGGCGGAGAAGCTTGGCGGCAATGCGGAAATCATTAGCAAGCCGGGGGCAGGAACAACGATACGGGTGCATATTCCGAAGTTTGAGGAAGGGAAAGGGGGAGCTGCGGATGAGCAAAATCAAGGTGATGATCGTCGATGA
- a CDS encoding response regulator transcription factor codes for MSKIKVMIVDDHDMVRMGLKTYLMQDPGFEVIAEAGDGREAVELLERGLREGQPDIILMDLMMPGMNGAEATKEVRSRFPDMKIVILTSFLEDDLVVQAVEAGAVSYVLKTVSAEELIYALQGAYRGMPVMTGEVAQALTRGLRQRTVQGDDSGMTEREKEVLLLIAEGKSNKDIAEELHISIKTVKTHVSNLLMKCELEDRTQLAIYAHRQGWVGRS; via the coding sequence ATGAGCAAAATCAAGGTGATGATCGTCGATGATCATGACATGGTACGGATGGGGTTAAAGACGTATTTGATGCAAGACCCGGGATTCGAGGTGATCGCCGAGGCTGGAGATGGTCGTGAGGCGGTAGAGTTATTGGAGCGAGGACTTCGGGAGGGGCAGCCCGACATCATTCTGATGGATTTGATGATGCCGGGCATGAACGGAGCAGAAGCAACCAAGGAAGTGCGGAGCCGGTTTCCGGATATGAAAATCGTGATCCTCACCAGCTTCTTGGAGGATGATCTCGTCGTGCAGGCGGTTGAAGCCGGTGCGGTCAGCTATGTGCTGAAGACGGTCTCAGCCGAGGAGCTGATTTACGCGCTGCAAGGGGCATACCGCGGGATGCCGGTGATGACGGGCGAAGTGGCCCAGGCGCTCACGCGCGGCCTCCGTCAGCGAACCGTACAAGGGGATGACTCGGGGATGACCGAGCGGGAGAAGGAAGTGCTGCTGTTAATCGCCGAGGGAAAAAGCAACAAGGACATCGCCGAGGAGCTGCATATCAGCATTAAAACGGTCAAAACCCACGTCAGCAACCTGCTGATGAAATGCGAGCTGGAGGACCGCACGCAGCTAGCAATCTATGCCCACCGGCAAGGATGGGTAGGGCGTTCATAG